One Telluria mixta DNA window includes the following coding sequences:
- a CDS encoding LysR family transcriptional regulator, giving the protein MTDDSRIDLNLFRVLDAIYVQGGVTAAARALHLTQPAVTHALNRLREHFGDPLFVRQGNRVLPTERTLAVIEDVQRHLRGLQGALRADADVRPGTLDMEMTIGARDLLESLALPALAEAFAAEAPGLRLVNRRVPLDAIERGLAGGQLDLVFERRLRVGPRVTSQYLFDEMLVVVMRRDHPLAQGELGRADYFAARHVSVSPLGEPGTLDVLLANQGRYRKIQLVAQHHFSACEIVAAGDLLLTLPRFYALKMANLLPVTVRPLPLRVKPYPTFAYWHEAREADRVHQWFRQRAIGIVKGLAARAGPPHD; this is encoded by the coding sequence ATGACCGACGACAGCCGCATCGACCTGAACCTGTTCCGCGTCCTCGACGCCATTTACGTGCAGGGCGGCGTCACGGCCGCGGCGCGCGCGCTGCACCTGACGCAGCCCGCCGTCACCCACGCGCTGAACCGCCTGCGCGAACACTTCGGCGATCCGCTGTTCGTCCGCCAGGGCAACCGCGTCCTGCCGACCGAGCGCACGCTGGCGGTGATCGAGGACGTGCAGCGCCACCTGCGCGGCCTGCAGGGCGCGCTGCGCGCCGACGCGGACGTGCGGCCCGGGACGCTCGACATGGAGATGACGATCGGCGCGCGCGACCTCCTCGAATCGCTCGCGCTGCCGGCGCTGGCCGAGGCGTTCGCGGCCGAGGCGCCGGGCCTGCGGCTCGTGAACCGGCGCGTGCCGCTCGACGCGATCGAACGGGGCCTGGCCGGCGGCCAGCTGGACCTCGTATTCGAGCGCAGGCTGCGCGTGGGCCCGCGCGTGACGAGCCAGTACCTGTTCGACGAAATGCTGGTCGTCGTGATGCGGCGCGACCATCCGCTCGCGCAGGGGGAACTCGGGCGCGCGGACTACTTCGCCGCCCGCCATGTGAGCGTGTCACCGCTCGGCGAACCGGGCACGCTCGACGTCCTGCTCGCCAACCAGGGCCGTTACCGCAAGATCCAGCTGGTCGCCCAGCATCATTTCTCGGCGTGCGAGATCGTCGCCGCGGGCGATCTGCTGCTCACGCTGCCGCGGTTCTACGCGCTGAAGATGGCGAACCTGCTGCCGGTCACGGTCCGGCCCCTGCCGCTGCGCGTCAAGCCGTACCCGACGTTCGCGTACTGGCACGAGGCGCGCGAAGCGGACCGCGTGCACCAGTGGTTCCGCCAGCGGGCGATCGGCATCGTCAAGGGGCTGGCCGCGCGGGCGGGGCCGCCGCACGACTGA
- a CDS encoding SDR family oxidoreductase encodes MRTTQQLFDLTGRIALVTGGSRGLGLQIAEALGEMGARVILSARKQADLDAAVARLGARGIVASAIAADMASAEGVAALATEALAQAGRIDILVNNAGATWAAPAEDFPLDGWDKVMNLNVRSIFLLSQAVGRQSMIPRGRGRIINVASIAGFAGNAPDSPMKTLSYNTSKAALMNFTRTLAGEWGRHGITVNAVAPGFFPSKMSRGLLENAGEEQMIRSVPLQRLGDDEDLKGVAALLASDAGKHITGQVIAVDGGNSAVR; translated from the coding sequence GTGCGCACTACACAACAATTGTTTGACCTTACGGGCCGTATCGCCCTCGTCACGGGCGGTTCGCGCGGGCTGGGCCTGCAGATCGCCGAAGCGCTGGGCGAGATGGGTGCCCGCGTCATCCTGTCGGCGCGCAAGCAGGCCGATCTCGACGCGGCGGTCGCCCGCCTGGGCGCGCGCGGCATCGTCGCCAGCGCGATCGCGGCCGACATGGCGTCGGCGGAAGGCGTCGCCGCGCTGGCCACGGAGGCGCTGGCGCAGGCGGGCCGGATCGACATCCTCGTCAACAACGCGGGCGCCACCTGGGCGGCGCCGGCGGAAGATTTTCCGCTCGACGGCTGGGACAAGGTCATGAACCTGAACGTGCGCAGCATCTTCCTGCTGTCGCAGGCGGTCGGCCGGCAGTCCATGATCCCGCGCGGGCGCGGCCGCATCATCAACGTCGCCTCGATCGCCGGTTTTGCCGGCAACGCCCCCGATTCGCCGATGAAGACGCTGTCCTACAACACCTCGAAGGCGGCGCTGATGAATTTCACGCGCACGCTGGCCGGGGAGTGGGGCCGCCACGGCATTACCGTCAACGCCGTTGCGCCCGGCTTTTTCCCGTCGAAGATGAGCCGAGGCCTGCTGGAGAACGCGGGGGAAGAGCAGATGATCCGTTCCGTGCCGTTGCAGCGCCTCGGCGACGACGAGGACCTGAAGGGCGTGGCCGCGCTGCTCGCGTCGGACGCCGGCAAGCACATCACCGGACAGGTGATCGCGGTCGACGGCGGGAACTCGGCGGTGCGCTGA
- a CDS encoding TetR/AcrR family transcriptional regulator produces the protein MYEPPETRRRGGGRHPAAVLQARERDLLDVAEQLFVRHSFHEVSIATIATTVRVATKTIYVKFGGKRGLLQAIVARDLNDWQRQIDAIETSDADARARLEALAGLMLRRALSARRARLHADAVAEWSPELAQLAASVTARDRRLLERLVESLPAPAHGSRARGGVLCDAFVGCVLGRHIGAILGGTGSSPDREAVQRMAADSVAGFLEWILPAGHA, from the coding sequence ATGTACGAGCCACCAGAAACCCGGCGCCGCGGCGGGGGGCGCCATCCCGCCGCCGTGCTGCAGGCACGCGAGCGCGACCTGCTCGACGTGGCGGAACAGCTGTTCGTCCGCCACAGCTTCCACGAAGTCAGCATCGCAACCATCGCGACGACGGTACGCGTCGCCACCAAGACGATCTACGTGAAGTTCGGCGGCAAGCGTGGATTGCTGCAGGCGATCGTGGCGCGCGACCTGAACGACTGGCAGCGCCAGATCGACGCGATCGAGACGTCCGACGCGGACGCCCGCGCGCGGCTCGAAGCGCTGGCGGGCCTCATGCTGCGGCGCGCGCTGTCGGCGCGGCGCGCACGCCTGCATGCGGATGCGGTCGCGGAATGGAGTCCGGAGCTGGCACAACTGGCCGCATCGGTCACGGCCCGCGACCGGCGGTTGCTCGAACGGCTGGTCGAGTCATTGCCGGCGCCCGCGCACGGCTCGAGGGCGCGCGGCGGTGTCCTTTGCGACGCGTTCGTCGGCTGCGTGCTGGGCCGCCACATCGGTGCGATCCTCGGCGGCACCGGCTCGTCTCCCGACCGGGAAGCGGTGCAGCGGATGGCGGCCGACAGCGTGGCGGGCTTCCTGGAGTGGATCCTGCCGGCGGGACATGCATGA
- a CDS encoding GGDEF domain-containing protein, with protein MFPFPSAWRRPHAAGDGAVLPTRATAASGQRARSMARIVCWLLLADFVFCIGFAVWTRTLAYENDIAQGGIAVRHLADTALSHADAALDRTAWMLDGVADRIVANGAPAVADPGLQRMLAARIGERDTPFDSLAIVDRAGHVLATAGHADRPGADAGRRAALVHHGAHADRGVHVGLAPGGQALTVSRRIDDSDGRFAGVALASIAVQYFQNDYRRLALGRHGTVALSLADGTPVARVPAVQVDVRPVPIGLATKAREVERLHDGRRSSRYPLAVDAALGRDEVLADWRRITWQESAALAGEMLAVYLVSFWLVAQMRIRERLERTLHSTQEALELKNAALERLAHTDGLTGLHNRRHLDDRMAAEVGRAARERTNLSLIMMDVDFFKRYNDTYGHAAGDDCLRMVAGVLAATVNRPADLAARFGGEEFAILLPNTPREGALAIAEAICRGVEAIGVAHAASDHATVTVSAGVATVVPAPGDDARALVEAADAALYAAKEAGRNTVRA; from the coding sequence TTGTTTCCATTTCCTTCCGCATGGCGGCGCCCGCACGCGGCCGGCGACGGTGCCGTTCTCCCGACGCGGGCGACCGCGGCGAGCGGGCAGCGCGCGCGTTCCATGGCGCGCATCGTGTGCTGGCTGCTGCTTGCCGATTTCGTATTCTGCATCGGTTTCGCGGTATGGACCCGCACGCTCGCGTACGAGAACGACATCGCGCAGGGCGGGATCGCCGTCCGGCACCTGGCCGACACGGCGCTGAGCCATGCCGACGCGGCCCTGGACAGGACCGCATGGATGCTCGACGGCGTGGCCGACCGGATCGTGGCGAATGGCGCACCAGCCGTGGCGGACCCGGGATTGCAGCGCATGCTCGCGGCGCGCATCGGGGAGCGGGACACGCCGTTCGACAGTCTCGCCATCGTCGATCGCGCGGGCCATGTGTTGGCCACGGCCGGGCATGCGGACCGGCCCGGCGCGGATGCTGGCCGCCGGGCGGCGCTCGTCCACCACGGCGCGCACGCGGACCGCGGCGTGCATGTCGGCCTGGCGCCCGGCGGACAGGCCCTGACCGTATCGCGCCGCATCGACGACAGCGATGGGCGCTTCGCCGGCGTCGCGCTGGCGTCGATCGCGGTGCAATATTTCCAGAACGATTATCGGCGCCTGGCGCTGGGACGGCACGGCACCGTGGCGTTGTCGCTGGCCGACGGCACGCCGGTGGCGCGCGTGCCTGCCGTGCAGGTCGACGTGCGTCCGGTGCCGATCGGGCTGGCGACCAAGGCCAGGGAGGTCGAACGCCTGCACGACGGCCGCCGCTCGTCCAGGTACCCGCTGGCGGTCGACGCGGCGCTCGGCCGCGACGAGGTGCTGGCCGACTGGCGCCGGATCACCTGGCAGGAAAGCGCCGCGCTGGCGGGGGAGATGCTGGCCGTCTATCTGGTCAGTTTCTGGCTGGTCGCCCAGATGCGGATACGCGAGCGCCTTGAACGCACCTTGCACAGTACCCAGGAAGCCCTCGAACTGAAAAACGCCGCGCTGGAGCGGCTCGCGCACACGGACGGCCTGACCGGCCTGCACAACCGCCGCCACCTCGACGACCGCATGGCCGCCGAAGTCGGGCGCGCGGCGCGCGAACGGACCAACCTGTCGCTGATCATGATGGACGTGGATTTCTTCAAGCGCTACAACGACACGTACGGCCATGCCGCGGGCGACGACTGCCTGCGCATGGTGGCGGGCGTCCTGGCGGCCACCGTCAACCGGCCCGCCGATCTTGCCGCGCGGTTCGGGGGCGAGGAATTCGCCATCCTGCTGCCGAACACGCCGCGCGAGGGCGCCCTGGCGATCGCCGAAGCGATCTGCCGCGGCGTCGAGGCGATCGGCGTCGCGCATGCCGCCAGCGATCACGCCACCGTCACGGTCAGCGCCGGTGTCGCCACGGTCGTTCCCGCCCCGGGCGACGATGCCCGCGCGCTTGTCGAAGCCGCGGACGCGGCGCTGTACGCGGCCAAGGAGGCCGGGCGCAATACGGTGCGCGCCTAG
- a CDS encoding phosphotransferase family protein, with protein MTTTNTMIDEARELRDEDRLDAGRLDAYLKSVIPGLEGTPSIRQFHGGASNLTYLIAYGGRAMVLRRPPPGATGAGAHDMLREAAVMAALRPHYPYVPAILARCEDADVIGTPFYVMERLEGVILRSDMPPGLGLDADGVRRLCTTFLDRLVDLHAIDTSEPRIAAFGKGAGYVARQLAGWTGRWDRAATAGVDPYADVVEWLRARQPANDSRLCVIHNDYRFDNVVLDPADPLRIVGVLDWEMATIGDPLMDLGGALAYWVEADDDPAFKALRRQPTHEAGMLTRREAIAYYGARTGMDVSDFAFYEVFGLFRLMVILQQIYRRYALGQTTNEQFAGFDGFVRCLGERCRRLIAPGGGAR; from the coding sequence ATGACGACGACCAATACGATGATCGACGAGGCGCGCGAGCTGCGCGACGAGGACCGGCTCGACGCCGGGCGTCTCGATGCCTATCTGAAAAGCGTCATCCCCGGCCTCGAGGGGACGCCGTCGATCCGGCAGTTCCACGGGGGCGCCTCCAACCTGACGTACCTGATCGCCTACGGCGGGCGCGCCATGGTGCTGCGCCGGCCGCCGCCAGGCGCGACCGGGGCGGGCGCGCACGACATGCTGCGCGAAGCGGCCGTGATGGCGGCGCTGCGGCCGCATTATCCGTACGTCCCCGCCATCCTTGCGCGCTGCGAGGACGCTGACGTCATCGGCACGCCGTTCTACGTCATGGAGCGGCTGGAAGGCGTGATCCTGCGTAGCGACATGCCCCCGGGCCTGGGACTGGACGCGGACGGCGTGCGCCGCCTGTGCACCACCTTCCTCGACCGCCTGGTCGACCTGCACGCGATCGACACGTCGGAGCCGCGCATCGCCGCCTTCGGCAAGGGAGCGGGCTATGTCGCGCGCCAGCTCGCCGGCTGGACGGGGCGCTGGGACCGCGCGGCGACCGCCGGCGTCGACCCGTACGCCGACGTGGTCGAGTGGCTGCGCGCGCGCCAACCGGCGAACGACTCGCGCCTGTGCGTCATCCACAACGATTACCGCTTCGACAACGTCGTGCTCGATCCGGCCGACCCGCTGCGTATCGTCGGGGTGCTGGACTGGGAAATGGCGACCATCGGCGATCCGCTGATGGACCTGGGCGGCGCGCTCGCGTACTGGGTCGAGGCGGACGACGATCCCGCCTTCAAGGCATTGCGCCGCCAGCCGACGCACGAGGCGGGCATGCTGACGCGGCGCGAGGCGATAGCCTATTACGGCGCGCGCACCGGCATGGACGTGAGCGACTTCGCGTTCTACGAGGTGTTCGGCCTGTTCCGGCTGATGGTCATCCTGCAGCAGATCTACCGCCGCTATGCGCTCGGGCAGACGACGAACGAGCAGTTCGCCGGCTTCGACGGCTTCGTACGCTGCCTGGGCGAGCGCTGCCGCCGCCTGATCGCGCCGGGCGGGGGCGCCCGATGA
- a CDS encoding methyl-accepting chemotaxis protein: MSIKRKIWALPAVSILVFGLGIGASSMIATDALHAIDRTARLDYPLLDLTKTLTQEVGAVADGLRDAVGEADRARLGQIAVQAATVRTRLVRLAGMEGQRAAGDRLGKEFDAYYGPALTSARIMLDMEKGDVQAEVESMQKAQRVLQADLARTSEDARRQFQAGIGRSAAGVQDVLWTMVLTALLVVGGLVAVSWFVVKAIWREMGGEPEYARAIAQAVARGDLSMEIRAARADSVLAALGEMRTRLATLVAGIKVSADTIASASAEIARGNADLAGRTLAQADDLDLTSRSMRELTGTVEQNTASVSEAGRLAASASRIATRGGAVVDSVVATMGAINASAGRIVDIIAVIDGIAFQTNILALNAAVEAARAGEQGRGFAVVASEVRNLAQRSAAAAKEIKVLIGDSVAKVDAGCALVDEAGATMQQIVASVRKVETIMDEISEAGARQAAGIAQIGRAIGSMDGMTQQNSALVEEAAAVAEALSGQTAHLTGALAVFRLEARVSPPSGIPKHINQGVSSAHYTTIV; the protein is encoded by the coding sequence ATGAGCATCAAGCGCAAGATCTGGGCACTGCCCGCCGTTTCCATCCTCGTCTTCGGCCTCGGGATCGGGGCCAGCTCCATGATCGCGACCGATGCGCTGCACGCGATCGACCGGACCGCCCGGCTCGACTACCCGCTGCTGGATCTCACCAAGACGCTGACGCAGGAGGTCGGCGCCGTCGCCGACGGCTTGCGCGATGCGGTCGGCGAGGCCGACAGGGCGCGGCTCGGCCAGATCGCGGTCCAGGCGGCGACGGTACGTACCCGGCTCGTCAGGCTCGCCGGCATGGAGGGCCAGCGCGCCGCGGGCGACCGGCTGGGGAAGGAATTCGATGCGTACTACGGACCGGCCCTGACGTCGGCCCGCATCATGCTCGACATGGAGAAGGGCGACGTCCAGGCCGAGGTGGAATCGATGCAGAAGGCGCAACGCGTCCTGCAGGCGGACCTCGCGCGGACGAGCGAGGACGCGCGGCGCCAGTTCCAGGCCGGTATCGGGCGCAGCGCGGCCGGCGTGCAGGACGTCCTGTGGACGATGGTGCTGACGGCATTGCTGGTCGTGGGCGGCCTGGTGGCCGTGTCGTGGTTCGTCGTCAAGGCGATCTGGCGCGAGATGGGCGGCGAACCGGAATACGCCCGTGCGATCGCGCAGGCGGTGGCCCGCGGCGACCTGTCGATGGAGATCCGCGCCGCCCGCGCCGACAGCGTGCTAGCCGCGCTGGGCGAGATGCGTACGCGGCTCGCCACCCTGGTCGCGGGCATCAAGGTCTCGGCCGATACGATCGCCTCGGCCAGCGCGGAAATCGCGCGCGGCAACGCCGACCTGGCCGGCCGCACGCTGGCCCAGGCGGACGACCTGGACCTCACCAGCCGTTCGATGCGGGAACTGACCGGCACGGTCGAGCAGAACACGGCGAGCGTGAGCGAAGCGGGCCGGCTGGCCGCCAGCGCGAGCCGCATCGCGACGCGCGGCGGCGCGGTCGTCGACAGCGTGGTCGCGACGATGGGCGCCATCAACGCGTCGGCCGGCAGGATCGTCGACATCATCGCGGTCATCGACGGCATCGCGTTCCAGACGAATATCCTCGCCCTGAACGCGGCGGTGGAAGCGGCGCGCGCGGGCGAGCAGGGCCGCGGTTTCGCCGTCGTCGCCAGCGAGGTGCGCAACCTGGCGCAGCGCAGCGCGGCGGCAGCGAAGGAAATCAAGGTGCTGATCGGCGACTCGGTCGCCAAGGTCGACGCCGGCTGCGCGCTGGTCGACGAGGCGGGGGCGACGATGCAGCAGATCGTCGCGTCGGTCCGCAAGGTCGAAACCATCATGGACGAAATCAGCGAGGCCGGCGCGCGCCAGGCGGCGGGCATCGCGCAGATCGGCCGCGCGATCGGCAGCATGGACGGCATGACGCAGCAGAATTCCGCGCTCGTCGAGGAGGCGGCGGCGGTGGCCGAGGCGCTGTCCGGCCAGACGGCGCATCTGACCGGGGCGCTCGCCGTGTTCCGGCTGGAGGCGCGCGTGTCGCCGCCGTCCGGCATCCCCAAACACATCAACCAAGGAGTTTCCAGTGCGCACTACACAACAATTGTTTGA
- a CDS encoding acyl-CoA dehydrogenase family protein, translating into MDFTFSQRSHDWLQRLDRFMREEVEPAEAEYAAQLVGGADWRKWRQPAIMESLKARAREAGLWNLFLPERDHGGAGLSNVEYAALAERMGHSFMAPEVFNCNAPDTGNMEVLVRYGSPEQQARWLAPLLAGEIRSAFCMTEPGVASSDATNMRATATIDGDEIVLNGRKWWTTGIGHPNVRFVIFMGLSDPAAEKHRRHTMVICPLDTPGITVERMLPVFGTYDEPSGHGEIRFDNVRLPLANVILGTGRGFEIAQGRLGPGRIHHCMRALGAAERTLALLCARGQERIAFGQPLVHLGGNGDIIADLRIAIEQARLLTFKAAWTIDTQGVKAAMSLISQIKVVVPNVLQDAVDAAIQIHGAAGLSDDTPLAALYGYARTLRLADGPDAVHRALIAKLELREQAANREART; encoded by the coding sequence ATGGATTTCACATTCTCTCAACGCAGCCACGACTGGCTGCAGCGCCTCGACCGCTTCATGCGCGAAGAGGTCGAACCGGCGGAAGCCGAATACGCCGCGCAACTCGTGGGCGGCGCCGACTGGCGCAAGTGGCGCCAGCCCGCGATCATGGAATCGCTCAAGGCGCGGGCGCGCGAAGCCGGCCTGTGGAACCTGTTCCTGCCCGAGCGCGACCATGGCGGCGCCGGCCTGTCCAACGTCGAATACGCCGCGCTGGCGGAGCGCATGGGCCACTCGTTCATGGCACCCGAGGTCTTCAACTGCAACGCCCCCGACACCGGCAACATGGAAGTGCTGGTCCGCTACGGGTCGCCCGAACAGCAGGCGCGCTGGCTGGCGCCGCTGCTCGCCGGCGAGATCCGTTCCGCGTTCTGCATGACGGAACCCGGCGTGGCCTCGTCGGACGCCACCAACATGCGGGCGACGGCGACGATCGACGGCGACGAGATCGTGCTGAACGGGCGCAAGTGGTGGACCACCGGCATCGGCCACCCGAACGTGCGCTTCGTGATTTTCATGGGCCTGTCCGACCCGGCGGCCGAGAAACACCGGCGCCACACCATGGTCATCTGTCCGCTCGACACGCCCGGCATCACCGTCGAGCGCATGCTGCCCGTGTTCGGCACCTACGACGAGCCGTCCGGTCATGGCGAAATCCGCTTCGACAACGTCCGCCTGCCGCTCGCCAACGTGATCCTCGGCACCGGCCGCGGGTTCGAGATCGCCCAGGGCCGGCTGGGACCGGGCCGTATCCATCACTGCATGCGCGCGCTGGGCGCGGCCGAGCGGACCCTCGCGCTGCTGTGCGCGCGCGGCCAGGAACGCATCGCGTTCGGCCAGCCCCTCGTCCACCTGGGCGGCAACGGCGACATCATCGCCGACCTGCGCATCGCCATCGAGCAGGCGCGCCTGCTGACGTTCAAGGCCGCCTGGACCATCGACACCCAAGGCGTGAAGGCGGCCATGAGCCTGATCTCGCAGATCAAGGTCGTCGTGCCGAACGTGCTCCAGGACGCAGTGGACGCCGCGATCCAGATCCACGGCGCCGCGGGCCTGTCGGACGACACGCCGCTCGCCGCGCTGTATGGCTATGCGCGCACGCTGCGCCTCGCGGACGGGCCGGATGCCGTGCACCGGGCCCTGATCGCCAAGCTCGAACTGCGCGAGCAGGCGGCCAACCGGGAGGCGCGCACATGA
- a CDS encoding histidine phosphatase family protein, which translates to MTDVYLIRHAQASMGADDYDCLSPLGEAQAVLLGAWMARGGHRPALVATGRLRRHAQTAQGCLRAAGLDDIPVAVLPGLDELDGDELIARLRPDLASPAAVRAELARSPDPRRAFQVLFEEAVARWTSGRHDHEYGTAWPAFRAAVRDAWLTLAAHQGGETWIFTSGGPISVIVAALLGLPPERTFTLCWPLVNTSVTRIRVGRRAHHLITYNGWAHLGREDEVHLVTHR; encoded by the coding sequence ATGACGGACGTGTACCTGATCCGTCATGCCCAGGCGAGCATGGGGGCCGACGACTACGATTGCCTGTCGCCGCTGGGTGAGGCGCAGGCCGTGCTGCTGGGCGCATGGATGGCCCGCGGCGGGCACCGGCCCGCGCTGGTCGCGACGGGCCGCCTGCGCCGCCATGCGCAGACGGCCCAGGGCTGCCTGCGTGCTGCCGGCCTGGACGATATCCCAGTGGCCGTGCTGCCGGGCCTCGACGAACTCGACGGGGATGAGCTCATCGCGCGCCTGCGTCCCGACCTCGCGTCGCCCGCGGCGGTGCGCGCCGAGCTGGCGCGCAGCCCGGATCCGCGGCGCGCGTTCCAGGTCTTGTTCGAGGAAGCCGTCGCCCGCTGGACGTCGGGCCGCCACGACCACGAATACGGTACGGCGTGGCCGGCGTTCCGCGCGGCCGTGCGCGACGCCTGGCTCACGCTCGCGGCGCACCAGGGCGGCGAGACCTGGATCTTCACGTCCGGCGGGCCGATCAGCGTGATCGTGGCCGCGCTGCTCGGCCTGCCGCCCGAACGCACGTTCACGTTGTGCTGGCCGCTCGTCAACACGAGCGTGACGCGCATCCGCGTCGGGAGGCGCGCGCACCATCTCATCACCTACAACGGCTGGGCCCACCTCGGCCGCGAGGACGAAGTCCACCTCGTCACCCACCGCTGA
- the bktB gene encoding beta-ketothiolase BktB, with the protein MVREVVVVSAVRTPIGTFGGSLKDVPPTALGALVVRESLARARVDGQDVGHVVFGHVVNTEPKDMYLSRVAALEGGCAEGTPAYNVNRLCGSGLQAIVSAAQSVLLGDCDIAIGAGAENMSRAPFASLDTRWGSRMGDTKLVDMMIGALHDPFHKIHMGVTAENIAAKWGITREDQDRLAVESHNRAQRATEAGYFKGQIVPVTLRTRKGEVAYATDEHVRLDATLDDMAKLKPVFQKENGTVTAGNASGINDAAAAVVLMDARTAQARGLKPLARLVSYAHAGVDPKYMGIGPVPASRLALEKAGLTVQDLDVIEANEAFAAQACAVTRDLGLDPARVNPNGSGISLGHPIGATGALITVKALHELQRIQGRYALVTMCIGGGQGIATIFERM; encoded by the coding sequence ATGGTTCGCGAAGTCGTTGTAGTGAGCGCGGTGCGCACGCCGATCGGTACGTTCGGCGGCAGCCTGAAGGACGTTCCGCCCACGGCGCTGGGCGCGCTGGTGGTGCGCGAGTCGCTGGCGCGCGCGCGGGTGGACGGACAGGATGTCGGCCACGTCGTGTTCGGGCATGTCGTCAACACGGAGCCGAAGGACATGTATCTGTCGCGCGTGGCGGCGCTCGAAGGGGGCTGCGCCGAGGGCACGCCCGCGTACAACGTCAACCGCCTGTGCGGCTCGGGCCTGCAGGCCATCGTCTCGGCGGCGCAGAGCGTCCTGCTGGGCGACTGCGACATCGCCATCGGCGCCGGCGCCGAGAACATGAGCCGCGCACCGTTCGCGAGCCTCGATACCCGGTGGGGCTCGCGCATGGGCGACACGAAGCTGGTGGACATGATGATCGGCGCGCTGCACGACCCGTTCCACAAGATCCACATGGGCGTCACGGCCGAGAACATCGCGGCGAAATGGGGCATCACGCGCGAGGACCAGGACCGGCTGGCCGTCGAGAGCCACAACCGCGCGCAGCGCGCCACCGAGGCCGGCTACTTCAAGGGCCAGATCGTGCCGGTGACGCTCAGGACGCGCAAGGGCGAGGTCGCGTACGCCACCGACGAGCATGTCCGCCTCGATGCGACGCTGGACGACATGGCGAAGCTCAAGCCCGTGTTCCAGAAGGAGAACGGCACCGTCACCGCCGGCAATGCGTCGGGCATCAACGACGCTGCCGCCGCCGTCGTCCTGATGGATGCGCGCACGGCGCAGGCGCGCGGCCTGAAGCCGCTCGCGCGCCTGGTGTCGTATGCGCATGCGGGCGTGGATCCGAAGTACATGGGGATCGGTCCGGTGCCGGCGTCGAGGCTGGCGCTGGAGAAGGCCGGGCTCACCGTGCAGGACCTGGACGTGATCGAGGCGAACGAGGCGTTCGCCGCGCAGGCCTGTGCCGTGACGCGCGACCTCGGCCTCGATCCGGCCAGGGTCAATCCGAACGGCTCGGGCATCTCGCTCGGCCATCCGATCGGCGCCACCGGCGCGCTGATCACCGTGAAGGCGCTGCACGAACTGCAGCGCATCCAGGGCCGCTACGCGCTGGTGACGATGTGCATCGGCGGCGGCCAGGGCATCGCCACGATCTTCGAACGCATGTAG
- a CDS encoding recombinase family protein — MMDQQTFLLQQMVELTDALRRTSRTSAPRKAYDPHEPWPEELRRQLAHDIDERRRAGESFGCIAHALNQRGIPGEHGGRWYGATVRNFLLRNTASPMKQ; from the coding sequence ATGATGGACCAGCAGACCTTTCTCCTGCAGCAGATGGTCGAACTGACGGACGCGTTGCGCCGCACATCCCGCACATCGGCACCGCGCAAGGCGTACGACCCCCACGAACCGTGGCCGGAGGAGCTGCGCCGGCAGCTCGCACACGACATCGACGAGCGCCGCCGGGCCGGCGAGTCGTTCGGCTGCATCGCGCATGCGCTGAACCAGCGCGGCATCCCGGGCGAGCACGGTGGACGCTGGTACGGCGCGACCGTGCGAAATTTCCTTCTTCGTAACACTGCATCACCAATGAAGCAATAA